The proteins below are encoded in one region of Pseudoduganella armeniaca:
- a CDS encoding pilin — MKSMQTMKQQAQAGFTLIELMIVVAIIGILAAVAIPQYSNYTVKAKIANALTAADSLKSAVGMCIQETSGDTDACDNGANGIPAAAAFTATKEVSAATVTNGAVELTLTDIGKGTSGKKITMTPNVGSGNITWTNTTDIAASDNSAAVEAITKNNPPAAAAPAAPAAGS; from the coding sequence ATGAAATCCATGCAAACGATGAAGCAACAAGCCCAGGCCGGCTTCACCCTGATCGAACTGATGATCGTCGTCGCCATCATCGGTATCCTGGCTGCCGTCGCGATTCCGCAGTACAGCAACTACACCGTGAAGGCCAAGATCGCCAACGCGCTGACCGCCGCCGACTCGCTGAAGTCCGCCGTCGGCATGTGCATCCAGGAGACCAGCGGCGATACGGACGCGTGCGATAACGGCGCCAACGGCATCCCGGCCGCCGCCGCCTTCACGGCCACCAAGGAAGTGTCCGCCGCGACCGTCACCAACGGCGCGGTCGAGCTGACCCTGACCGACATCGGCAAGGGCACCTCTGGCAAGAAGATCACGATGACCCCGAACGTGGGCAGCGGCAACATCACCTGGACCAACACGACCGACATCGCCGCCAGCGACAACAGCGCGGCAGTGGAAGCGATCACGAAGAACAACCCGCCGGCGGCAGCAGCGCCAGCCGCGCCAGCAGCAGGCAGCTAA
- the ampC gene encoding class C beta-lactamase: MTALRRRTTSLLLLLPLTGFAAPDPAALRAIVDGTIRPLMAEHDLPGMAVAVTVDGQSAIFNYGLASRADNKPVDDRTVFEIGSVSKTIAATLASWAQVQGKLSLADHPSKFWPALKDSAIDTATLLHLGTYTPGGLPLQFPDELTDPEPLRYYRDWKPVARPGAIREYSNPSLGLFGHVTAKALGRDYADAVETIVFPAFGMNSSYVNLPEAKRADYAWGYRDDKPVHSTDEPFSAVTYGVRTTAADLLRFVQANMAPQRLEPAMRRAVEGTHVGYFRVGGMVQGLGWEQYGYPAKLQTLLDGNSESMIWDRQAARQLKSPTVPAGPTLYNKTGSTGGFGAYVLFVPEQKVGIVLLANRNYPIPARVHAAYVILEKLTARE; this comes from the coding sequence TTGACTGCCCTGCGCCGCCGCACCACTTCCCTGCTCCTGCTGCTGCCGTTGACCGGCTTCGCCGCGCCCGATCCGGCCGCACTGCGCGCCATCGTCGACGGAACCATCCGCCCGCTGATGGCCGAGCACGACCTGCCCGGCATGGCCGTCGCGGTCACGGTCGATGGCCAGTCGGCCATCTTCAATTACGGCCTGGCCTCGCGCGCCGACAACAAGCCCGTGGACGACCGCACCGTGTTCGAAATCGGCTCCGTCAGCAAGACGATCGCCGCGACGCTGGCCAGCTGGGCCCAGGTGCAAGGCAAACTGTCGCTGGCGGATCATCCAAGCAAATTTTGGCCGGCGCTGAAAGACAGCGCCATCGACACGGCCACCCTGCTGCACCTGGGCACCTATACGCCGGGTGGCCTGCCCCTGCAGTTTCCGGACGAGCTGACCGATCCGGAGCCCCTGCGTTACTACCGCGACTGGAAACCGGTCGCGAGGCCAGGAGCCATCCGTGAGTACTCCAATCCCAGCCTGGGCCTGTTCGGCCACGTGACGGCCAAGGCGCTCGGGCGCGACTATGCGGACGCCGTCGAAACCATCGTGTTTCCCGCGTTTGGCATGAACAGCAGCTACGTCAACCTGCCCGAGGCGAAGCGCGCCGACTACGCATGGGGCTACCGCGACGACAAACCGGTGCATTCCACCGACGAACCGTTCAGCGCGGTGACGTACGGCGTGCGCACCACCGCTGCCGACCTGCTGCGCTTCGTGCAGGCCAACATGGCGCCGCAGCGGCTCGAGCCGGCAATGCGGCGCGCCGTGGAAGGCACGCATGTAGGCTACTTCCGGGTCGGCGGCATGGTGCAGGGGCTGGGATGGGAGCAGTACGGCTATCCCGCCAAGCTCCAAACGCTGCTGGACGGGAATTCGGAAAGCATGATCTGGGACCGTCAAGCGGCGCGACAGCTGAAGTCGCCGACGGTGCCAGCCGGGCCGACGCTGTACAACAAGACCGGCTCGACCGGTGGCTTCGGCGCCTACGTGCTGTTCGTGCCGGAGCAAAAGGTCGGCATCGTGCTGCTGGCCAACCGCAACTATCCGATTCCGGCGCGGGTCCACGCCGCATATGTCATTCTTGAAAAACTGACGGCCCGGGAGTAG
- a CDS encoding flagellar brake protein, which yields MSSSAPAGDNAPRVYEFEQMNLQVGGRVQFITHRTLKPIQHFSSVVGWVKDEYLIVKIPFENGAPIALNEGDKLTLRVFSGVNVCSFSCVVQRVFQRPLYYAHVTFPDQIQGTNLRTAMRVKVDIPAQLKGSAGIDQRVFIVNLSVSGALVETAHELAQNTGDVVLRFTLITQPGNREVMVTTKAIIRNAGTAKAPGPNLPPLFSYGLQFVDLDHAHYLMLQNLTYEALIADRQKIV from the coding sequence ATGAGTAGCAGTGCGCCTGCGGGTGACAACGCTCCCCGCGTGTATGAATTCGAGCAGATGAACCTGCAGGTGGGCGGGCGCGTGCAGTTCATTACGCACCGCACCCTGAAGCCCATCCAGCACTTCTCCAGCGTCGTCGGCTGGGTCAAGGACGAGTACCTGATCGTCAAGATCCCGTTCGAGAACGGCGCGCCCATCGCGCTGAACGAAGGCGACAAACTGACCCTGCGCGTGTTCTCCGGCGTGAACGTGTGCTCGTTCTCCTGCGTCGTGCAGCGCGTGTTCCAGCGGCCGCTGTACTACGCCCACGTGACCTTCCCCGACCAGATCCAGGGCACCAACCTGCGCACGGCCATGCGCGTCAAGGTGGACATTCCCGCCCAGCTCAAGGGCAGCGCGGGGATCGACCAGCGCGTGTTCATCGTCAACCTGAGCGTTTCCGGTGCCCTCGTCGAGACGGCGCACGAGCTGGCGCAGAATACCGGCGACGTCGTGCTGCGCTTTACGCTGATTACCCAGCCGGGCAACCGCGAGGTCATGGTGACGACCAAGGCCATCATCCGCAATGCCGGCACGGCCAAGGCGCCGGGGCCCAACCTGCCGCCGCTGTTCTCGTACGGCCTGCAGTTCGTGGACCTGGATCATGCGCACTACCTGATGCTGCAGAACCTGACCTACGAAGCGCTGATCGCGGACCGACAGAAGATCGTCTAG
- the moaC gene encoding cyclic pyranopterin monophosphate synthase MoaC — MSDQLTHFDNAGQAHMVDVGAKAETHRIAIATGTIRMKPETLAIILSGTAKKGDVLGIARIAAIMGAKRTSDLVPLCHPLALTRVTVDFETDEAASSVHCRAQVETYGKTGVEMEALTAVQVGLLTVYDMCKAVDRGMVMSEIRVREKHGGKSGDWSA, encoded by the coding sequence ATGTCCGACCAGCTCACCCACTTCGATAACGCCGGCCAGGCTCACATGGTCGACGTCGGCGCCAAGGCCGAAACCCACCGCATCGCCATCGCTACCGGCACCATCCGCATGAAGCCGGAAACCCTGGCCATCATTCTATCGGGAACGGCCAAGAAGGGCGACGTGCTGGGCATCGCCCGCATCGCCGCCATCATGGGCGCCAAGCGCACCAGCGACCTGGTGCCGCTGTGCCACCCGCTGGCCCTCACACGGGTTACCGTGGATTTCGAGACCGACGAGGCGGCTTCGTCGGTTCATTGCCGGGCACAGGTGGAGACTTATGGCAAGACTGGCGTTGAGATGGAGGCGCTGACGGCGGTGCAGGTGGGGTTGTTGACGGTTTATGACATGTGCAAGGCCGTGGATCGCGGCATGGTCATGAGCGAGATTCGGGTGCGGGAGAAGCACGGCGGCAAATCGGGTGACTGGAGCGCATGA
- a CDS encoding beta-barrel assembly-enhancing protease gives MAAPAAMTAPQPLAPANVPNLPSLGDTSREALSPVTERKLGEEIMRDIRFDRDYLDDPPILEYLNTLGNNLVAARPGARGEANYDYFFFCVRDPMLNAFALPGGFIGVHSGLLLAAQTESELASVLSHEIGHVAQRHIARQLGEQKTDALIPLAAMVLAALAAKSNPDAAMGVMMGGQGLAIQRQLNFGRDAEREADRIGFQIMGAAGYETNGMVAFFQRLQVATRNYSDLVPAYLQSHPLTTERIADIQARIREQPYRQRVDALDFFLVRARARVLQDLSSKGLAETEEFLRNQLQQPSRHQIASAQYGMAILALKRRDYAGAQSWLDKTAATMERPPAPGAFSSPLPKGIADSVLAYTSLEIKVDQEDKPAVIAQAIREGEAAHAKFPLSRGIVWQYADALIKGGKPEQAERFLRDQLQMYRSEPELQDLLAQAYSKMGKIALQHIALAESYALLGGTQAALDQLVLARKAPDASFYEQAVIDAREREWQAKRREALGDKGKDKDKGFAVSGSVKAGAASEVQEPADPSCRGMLADSPRCAAAPRQTPWGQQRR, from the coding sequence ATGGCCGCACCCGCCGCCATGACGGCGCCGCAGCCGCTGGCGCCTGCCAACGTGCCCAACCTGCCGAGCCTGGGCGACACGTCGCGCGAGGCCCTGTCTCCCGTTACCGAGCGCAAGCTGGGCGAGGAGATCATGCGCGACATCCGCTTCGACCGCGACTACCTCGACGATCCGCCCATCCTCGAATACCTGAACACGCTGGGCAACAACCTGGTGGCGGCGCGGCCGGGTGCGCGCGGCGAAGCGAATTACGACTATTTCTTCTTCTGCGTGCGCGATCCGATGCTGAACGCATTCGCGCTGCCGGGCGGTTTCATCGGTGTGCACTCCGGGCTGCTGCTGGCCGCGCAAACGGAGTCGGAGCTGGCGTCCGTCTTGTCGCACGAGATCGGCCACGTGGCGCAGCGCCATATCGCGCGCCAGCTGGGCGAGCAGAAGACCGATGCGCTGATTCCGCTGGCGGCGATGGTGCTGGCGGCGCTGGCGGCGAAATCCAATCCGGATGCGGCGATGGGCGTCATGATGGGCGGGCAGGGCCTGGCCATCCAGCGCCAGCTGAACTTCGGCCGCGACGCCGAACGGGAAGCCGATCGCATCGGCTTCCAGATCATGGGCGCGGCCGGCTACGAGACCAATGGCATGGTGGCGTTCTTCCAGCGCTTGCAGGTGGCCACGCGCAACTACAGCGACCTGGTACCCGCCTACCTGCAAAGCCACCCGCTGACGACGGAACGCATCGCCGACATCCAGGCGCGCATTCGCGAGCAGCCCTACCGCCAGAGAGTCGACGCGCTCGACTTCTTCCTGGTGCGTGCGCGTGCGCGCGTGCTGCAGGACTTGTCCAGCAAGGGCCTGGCGGAGACCGAGGAATTCCTGCGCAACCAGTTGCAGCAGCCCAGCCGGCACCAGATCGCGTCGGCCCAGTACGGCATGGCGATCCTGGCCTTGAAACGCCGCGATTACGCCGGCGCGCAAAGCTGGCTGGACAAGACTGCCGCGACAATGGAGCGGCCGCCCGCCCCCGGCGCGTTCAGCTCGCCGCTGCCAAAGGGCATCGCCGACAGTGTGCTGGCCTACACGTCGCTGGAGATCAAGGTCGACCAGGAGGACAAGCCGGCCGTGATCGCCCAGGCCATCCGCGAAGGGGAGGCGGCGCATGCCAAGTTTCCGCTGTCGCGCGGCATTGTCTGGCAGTATGCGGATGCGCTGATCAAGGGCGGCAAGCCGGAGCAGGCCGAACGCTTCCTGCGCGACCAGCTGCAGATGTACCGCAGCGAACCGGAGCTGCAGGATTTGCTGGCGCAGGCCTATTCGAAAATGGGCAAGATCGCGCTGCAGCACATCGCACTGGCCGAGTCGTATGCGCTCTTGGGTGGCACCCAGGCCGCGCTGGACCAACTGGTGCTGGCGCGCAAGGCGCCCGATGCGTCGTTCTATGAGCAGGCCGTCATCGATGCGCGCGAGCGCGAATGGCAGGCCAAGCGGCGTGAGGCGCTGGGCGACAAGGGCAAGGACAAGGACAAGGGGTTTGCTGTCAGTGGCAGCGTGAAGGCCGGGGCGGCGTCGGAGGTGCAGGAGCCCGCCGATCCTTCGTGCCGGGGGATGCTGGCCGATTCACCGCGTTGCGCGGCAGCGCCGCGGCAGACGCCTTGGGGACAGCAGCGGCGGTAG